Part of the Diprion similis isolate iyDipSimi1 chromosome 4, iyDipSimi1.1, whole genome shotgun sequence genome is shown below.
CACCGATCGCTTTCGATCTCATTCGGCGTTCCCTTGTAGAAGTATTGAAGAACGGAAGATTCCGTGTTATTCTCACTCGGCGGAGGTCTCGGGCCCAATAACCCGAAGCTCCATTCTATAGGCCAGCGCCAAATCTCCGGCTGATTCAGTACTTGGTTTACTAAAacaaagggtgaaaaaaaatcagaacatTTGCACAGTCTTCTCAACTCACTTTTGCCCCTTTCCAAAGTCTTCTAAAGACTTTCCGTTAACGTACATATGGCTTACATATCGCGGTTTCCTTAGTCTTCGTTGAAACTACTGTCACGGCTTGTCGATAAGCGCGCCTGCAGAGTTCCAGGACGTCGATGAGGGCGTCTCGAAAACGAGGGTCGAAAAACTTCAGTTTCTCGTGGTTCACGGTGCTCGCAACGTGGGCTGTtaaggaaaatttattcagatttAAGGCAGAGAACTTCCTGGCGAACGCTATTCTCTTAacgagtatgtatgtacgttggAGTGGTGGTTAAAtgctgtttgttttttttttcttttttggaatttcaatgTTGGATCGTCGTAGATCGgctttaaatataaaacagataaaaaaatgtacaattttttcagatttttatttcgagacCTGAGTCTCCCGGCTggtttgttgtttcttttttttgtacttaatTCTTGAGCACTCCAATGGAATTCCTGACATATATTCTTTCTCTACAGTTGAAAATAACgacgattcgaaattcaacgaagattgaagaaaaaataatatgctAAATTAAAACTTGTGTCGAATATACGGTCTACAGGAAGACTAAGCGATGAGAAATaaagatctgaaaaaattacagagcaattttttctacatttcgaAACGATCTATATGACCAATCAACATGATCTTCCATTCAACGATCACCCTAACGTACGTGCCTTCAGTTATGGTGAGTCCGAAGATCGCATCGACGTTCATCTGGCGAGGTCTCTGCGCCATGAAATCGAGTACCCTGTAAAGTGCAATGATTCTTCGTTCTGGAAAAAATCGGATCAATTGCGCAATTGGATCAGTATAGTCGATGCGTAATGATCAGCTGACTAATGCTTACCCAATTTGTCGTCAATTGCATTGTCGGAATGAGTATCCCTCGCGGAAAGAATAACGACGCTGATAAGCGCCGAGATGCTGTGTAACAGCATCCGAAGTTTCATGACGACGATACTATGGGTTCTGATAAGGTGAGCACCTGGCATCGTCGCCTATATACGATCCCCTCCATAGTCGACGCGTCACGTCACCATGGGTTGCAGGTCCAATTCTAGAAGCCTGCCAGCTCACTTCGAGGCTCGGTGGTAAACATAAATTAAATCTCGTAACGCAGAAAAATCACGGCAAGCTAAGGCAGTCGTAAACTTGATCTCAAGAATCGAAATACTTGTGGGTTTTTCGCCGCGGGACACgtcgaaattaaatttttattcatcaaacGCGAGGTAAGTcaggctattttttttttcccctcccttagctcttgtgttttcttttgTATCAGAACGATTCTTACCAGAAAAAGTAAGCTGGTCGCCTAAAGCGGAGCggtaattaaattcaattttaaattcaacacAATT
Proteins encoded:
- the LOC124405243 gene encoding UPF0764 protein C16orf89 homolog — encoded protein: MPGAHLIRTHSIVVMKLRMLLHSISALISVVILSARDTHSDNAIDDKLERRIIALYRVLDFMAQRPRQMNVDAIFGLTITEAHVASTVNHEKLKFFDPRFRDALIDVLELCRRAYRQAVTVVSTKTKETAILNQVLNQPEIWRWPIEWSFGLLGPRPPPSENNTESSVLQYFYKGTPNEIESDRCLSQLAQEYGGPVCQVSELCAKMLIRNDGPRGYPLAHRLLYVVTAVVLGCKERESTPFDKLIPAYCTAILQDAVDMEDANFPAMSRDMICEQVILCGMAGYMEFANDHYAALILSWPNDAGCFTSLGFGEEVFPKRFKRESERMDYGCENHATALGAASLSLLIRQFVETSNLTV